In Mercurialis annua linkage group LG6, ddMerAnnu1.2, whole genome shotgun sequence, the following are encoded in one genomic region:
- the LOC126687490 gene encoding uncharacterized protein LOC126687490: MSTSTSRVAVHISYYVRLLTIMLFALAGFRYWLVDLRPDEAALSAIICWHIWCNRNNKVWAQKSGIPDDVISAAEQQLAAWRIARSSRIDGHVGSVEKGDGMCRWRPPEVGWVKCNVDAALFGDDIGIGCVVRDHFGAVVQAKKMVIQGTFSPRTAEAIGIREVLSWLKGWSKLIVESDAMDVVLGIRNPDREDSDVVVCDCADMAKQFHNLKFCFVRRSANRAAHVMAHNARFTSGHQEWFLNCPEFLSSVIASDLLE, encoded by the exons ATGAGCACAAGTACCTCACGTGTTGCTGTTCATATTTCCTATTACGTTAGGCTGTTAACAATTATGTTATTTGCATTAGCTGGATTTAG GTACTGGTTGGTTGATCTTCGCCCTGATGAAGCTGCTCTCTCGGCTATTATCTGTTGGCATATCTGGTGTAATCGGAATAACAAGGTCTGGGCTCAGAAATCTGGTATCCCTGATGACGTTATTAGTGCAGCTGAGCAGCAGTTGGCTGCATGGAGAATAGCTCGGTCTAGCAGGATCGATGGTCATGTAGGCTCAGTTGAGAAAGGCGACGGTATGTGTAGATGGCGGCCTCCGGAGGTGGGGTGGGTCAAGTGTAATGTGGATGCAGCGTTATTTGGGGATGACATAGGCATTGGCTGTGTTGTTCGAGATCACTTTGGAGCTGTTGTGCAGGCGAAGAAGATGGTTATTCAAGGGACATTTTCTCCTAGAACAGCAGAGGCTATTGGCATTCGAGAGGTGTTATCTTGGTTGAAAGGCTGGTCTAAACTAATTGTGGAGTCAGATGCCATGGATGTGGTGCTGGGTATTAGGAACCCAGATAGAGAGGATTCAGATGTTGTTGTCTGTGATTGTGCTGATATGGCGAAgcaatttcataatttaaagttttgttttgttaggCGATCTGCTAACCGAGCTGCGCATGTTATGGCGCATAATGCTAGGTTCACTtcaggtcatcaggagtggTTTTTGAACTGCCCTGAATTCCTTTCATCTGTAATTGCTTCTGATTTATTGGaataa
- the LOC126686068 gene encoding chaperone protein dnaJ 11, chloroplastic codes for MFTSSPPLTLTLPLSATVKPLLTSLKPSLPATARSRRRLTITAASVSTFLEPPLPIGKTMSLYEMLRVNKTASQMEIKTAYRSLAKLYHPDAIVHYDEEVRSDGHDFMEIHNAYETLSDPAARALYDLSLEASALRRRRFTDGYYPTRRWETDQCW; via the coding sequence ATGTTCACTTCTTCTCCTCCGTTAACCCTAACTCTACCACTCTCCGCCACCGTTAAACCACTTCTCACATCACTAAAACCGTCTCTTCCAGCCACCGCACGCTCTCGCCGGAGATTAACAATCACCGCCGCCTCAGTTTCGACATTCCTGGAGCCGCCTCTTCCAATTGGCAAAACAATGAGTTTATACGAGATGCTTAGAGTCAACAAAACGGCGTCACAAATGGAAATAAAGACGGCGTATAGAAGCTTAGCGAAGCTTTACCATCCCGACGCGATCGTCCATTACGATGAAGAGGTTCGATCGGACGGTCACGATTTTATGGAAATTCATAATGCTTATGAGACGCTGTCTGATCCGGCGGCCAGAGCGCTTTATGATTTGTCTCTTGAAGCGTCGGCGTTGAGGAGACGGAGATTTACGGACGGGTATTACCCGACCCGGAGATGGGAAACGGATCAGTGCTGGTAG